The Candidatus Nitrosocosmicus franklandus genome contains a region encoding:
- a CDS encoding radical SAM protein: MVDLVYGLGITDIIRDFPIHFSMLSKYVSIKLFKTKPFIYGSADIINICNLHCSHCYWWKTRRNEKDELSVEDWRKLINDTFKKHHVYVVTLVGGEPLLRQDVVKTFCDEMPRRICVVTNGTYPLPQFKNLYFYWVSLDGTEQIHDSIRGKGAYAKTKKNILDYIAGPPRNGKPAWKDIWITMTINSLNYKTVEDLIAEWKGTINKIGFQFHTPFDDNDPLWLPFGENRSKVVDNIIELRKRYPDFIMNTDEQLQLMKGSGGGTKTTPIDCPSWAILSIDHKGETKQPCCIGSSDSKALKPICEKCGVGCYSILVAQGLKN, from the coding sequence TTGGTAGATCTTGTATATGGATTGGGCATAACTGACATTATCAGAGATTTCCCTATTCATTTTAGTATGCTCAGCAAATACGTATCCATTAAGCTGTTTAAAACAAAACCTTTCATTTATGGGTCTGCAGATATTATCAACATATGTAACCTTCATTGTTCTCATTGTTATTGGTGGAAAACCAGAAGAAATGAAAAAGACGAATTAAGTGTAGAGGATTGGAGGAAATTAATCAATGATACTTTCAAAAAACATCACGTATACGTGGTTACTCTTGTAGGAGGAGAGCCCTTGCTGAGGCAAGATGTAGTCAAAACTTTCTGTGACGAAATGCCTAGACGTATATGTGTGGTAACAAATGGGACCTATCCGTTACCACAATTCAAAAATCTTTACTTTTACTGGGTCTCTCTAGATGGTACTGAACAAATACACGATAGCATAAGAGGTAAAGGAGCATATGCAAAAACAAAGAAAAATATTTTAGACTATATAGCAGGACCCCCTAGAAATGGCAAACCTGCTTGGAAAGATATTTGGATAACTATGACTATAAATTCACTGAATTACAAGACTGTAGAGGATTTAATTGCAGAATGGAAAGGAACTATCAATAAAATTGGATTTCAGTTTCACACACCGTTTGATGATAATGATCCTCTTTGGCTTCCATTTGGAGAGAATAGAAGTAAGGTGGTTGACAACATAATTGAATTAAGAAAAAGGTATCCTGATTTTATTATGAACACAGATGAACAACTCCAGTTAATGAAAGGATCAGGGGGTGGTACCAAGACTACTCCTATTGACTGTCCTTCTTGGGCAATTCTCTCTATAGATCACAAAGGAGAGACAAAGCAACCCTGTTGTATAGGAAGTTCTGATTCTAAGGCACTTAAACCGATTTGTGAAAAATGTGGTGTAGGATGTTATTCCATTTTGGTGGCCCAGGGTTTGAAAAATTAA
- a CDS encoding TetR/AcrR family transcriptional regulator — protein sequence MSIQTNNIWDEMIVRLLSRAKLKEEKSQLIINTALKVFAEKGYDNATIADIAKSAKVSMGLPLYYFSNKEELACQALELSSDQITNSILNAVTGNSPEEISTSLINAFRKNIRLYPDFYPFYFEMWSASRRNKKIKRVFKTALDNTINATKEILINSQKRGCLSIGLEDIESISISLVSKVDGLGLMLIQYPQLIENENIWRMAKKMCLSVLDNKIEDLK from the coding sequence TTGAGTATTCAAACAAATAATATATGGGATGAAATGATAGTCAGATTATTGTCACGAGCCAAACTAAAGGAAGAAAAATCTCAACTAATCATAAATACCGCATTAAAGGTTTTCGCAGAAAAGGGGTATGATAATGCAACCATCGCTGACATAGCAAAGTCCGCAAAAGTAAGTATGGGATTGCCTCTCTACTACTTTTCCAATAAAGAGGAGTTGGCGTGTCAAGCTTTGGAGTTAAGTTCAGATCAAATAACCAATTCAATTCTCAATGCGGTAACAGGAAACTCTCCAGAAGAAATATCTACAAGTTTAATAAACGCTTTTAGAAAAAATATCAGACTTTATCCTGATTTTTATCCTTTTTATTTTGAAATGTGGTCGGCTAGTAGAAGAAATAAAAAAATTAAACGCGTGTTTAAAACTGCATTGGATAATACTATCAATGCTACCAAAGAAATATTGATTAATTCTCAAAAAAGAGGTTGTTTATCTATAGGTTTAGAAGACATAGAGAGTATTTCAATTTCTCTAGTTTCGAAAGTTGATGGATTAGGTCTAATGCTCATACAATATCCCCAACTTATCGAAAATGAAAATATTTGGAGAATGGCCAAGAAAATGTGTCTATCAGTGCTTGACAATAAAATTGAAGATTTGAAATGA
- a CDS encoding class I SAM-dependent methyltransferase produces the protein MEDLAVSLSSVMVNVGDRLGLYEALASANKPLDSNELSRITGTSERCIREWLANQAAGGYVIYDKETKRYRFPQEHAMVLANENSPIYLLGGFQAASAYFKDVEKISTAFKTGKGLAWGEHDHDLFEGTERFFGPNYRANIISSWIPSLGNGKVEEKLRRGAIVADVGCGHGLSTIIMAKAYPNSKFVGFDNHGPSIDRARNLAQKEGLGEKRITFEIQSAKDYPLLAPDTKYDLITIYDALHDMDDPVGAAYHALKSLKENGTMMLVEPSANDNLEDNLNPLGRIMFAGSACACVLSSMANNGLALGAQAGQAKIAEVMEKAGFKKFQLTIQTQVNMVYEAKPVQD, from the coding sequence ATGGAAGATTTAGCCGTTTCATTGAGTTCAGTTATGGTAAACGTTGGAGACAGACTTGGATTATACGAGGCTTTAGCAAGTGCAAACAAACCCTTGGACTCCAATGAATTGTCAAGAATAACAGGAACTTCTGAAAGATGTATTAGAGAATGGCTTGCAAACCAGGCAGCAGGTGGCTACGTAATTTATGACAAAGAAACAAAAAGATACAGATTTCCACAAGAACATGCCATGGTATTAGCCAATGAAAATAGTCCAATCTATTTACTTGGAGGATTTCAGGCGGCTTCAGCCTATTTTAAGGATGTGGAAAAAATATCTACGGCATTTAAGACTGGAAAAGGACTTGCATGGGGAGAACATGATCATGATCTTTTTGAAGGGACAGAAAGGTTTTTCGGACCAAATTATCGTGCAAACATAATATCCTCATGGATACCTTCTTTGGGGAATGGTAAGGTGGAAGAGAAGCTAAGAAGAGGTGCAATAGTTGCAGATGTAGGATGCGGACACGGGTTATCCACCATTATTATGGCTAAAGCATATCCGAATTCAAAGTTTGTTGGATTTGATAACCATGGTCCTTCAATAGATAGGGCAAGGAATCTAGCTCAAAAAGAAGGATTAGGAGAAAAGCGAATAACCTTTGAAATCCAATCGGCAAAAGATTACCCTCTGCTTGCTCCAGATACCAAATATGATCTTATAACAATTTATGATGCACTTCACGATATGGATGATCCAGTAGGAGCTGCATATCATGCTTTGAAATCTTTAAAAGAGAACGGAACAATGATGCTTGTTGAACCTTCTGCTAATGATAATTTAGAGGATAATCTAAATCCGTTAGGAAGGATCATGTTTGCGGGTTCAGCCTGTGCATGTGTGTTAAGCTCGATGGCTAACAATGGGCTTGCACTAGGAGCCCAAGCTGGACAAGCTAAAATTGCAGAGGTTATGGAGAAAGCTGGATTCAAGAAGTTCCAATTAACGATACAAACCCAGGTTAATATGGTATATGAAGCAAAACCCGTCCAAGACTAG
- a CDS encoding S8 family peptidase produces the protein MIIPSFHGIGLITNVKGIDIGITNIPPLDSASASSNGENIIENDLNKISGFLQYRDKNQDVTPIIRDYTELPYSFFSNPDTEPGNVIPNQYIVVLKNNDIDISEIFSQISSKVNLNEIKIIYEYQKVLNGFVIHVTNERIIDEIKKIPIVDYVERDVVVEGFAQAMPTGINRIDADQSYTKSGDGTGSVNVDIAILDTGIDLDHPDLNVYHQKSFVSSSADDDNGHGTHVAGIAAAKDNNIGTVGVAPGAKLWAIKVLDSKGTGPLSTVIKGIDYVTQNANQIEVVNLSLGCECKSTAFDTAVNNAVKAGIVFTVAAGNGAKDAHNFSPANNPNVIAVSAIGDSDGKCGSKGPSTGYGSDDTLSSFSNYGSIVDIAAPGAKIYSTYKGNTYATISGTSMASPHVAGAAALFMAKSPDASPSTVYNELINKGTTASTTCDGNGHGYFTGDKDQFREPLLYVRNIGVTDSPVVVQQPPKADAGPDQTVNSGSTVRLDGSRSSDPNNSPLTYSWTQASGPSVTLSDSSSQSPTFRAPETSTTTNLVFELEVTNNNNIKSERDNVRITVQPTNNNPSNGNSICNLLGDGSSLRNFFGCR, from the coding sequence ACAAATGTCAAAGGCATAGACATAGGAATAACAAACATACCACCATTAGATTCTGCTTCTGCTAGTAGTAATGGTGAAAATATAATAGAAAATGACCTAAATAAAATATCTGGCTTTCTTCAATATAGAGATAAAAATCAAGACGTCACCCCTATTATACGTGATTACACAGAACTTCCTTACTCCTTTTTTTCTAATCCTGATACAGAACCGGGAAATGTGATCCCAAATCAGTATATTGTAGTACTAAAGAACAATGATATAGACATATCAGAGATTTTCTCACAAATCTCAAGTAAGGTAAATTTGAATGAGATCAAAATAATATATGAGTATCAGAAAGTTCTGAACGGTTTTGTCATCCATGTGACCAATGAAAGAATCATAGATGAAATTAAAAAAATTCCTATTGTTGACTATGTGGAAAGAGATGTTGTGGTTGAAGGATTCGCACAGGCTATGCCAACAGGAATAAACAGGATTGACGCAGATCAGAGTTACACAAAGTCCGGTGATGGTACCGGCAGCGTGAATGTAGATATTGCGATCTTAGATACAGGAATTGATCTAGACCACCCTGATCTGAACGTATACCATCAAAAATCGTTTGTTTCAAGTTCTGCTGATGATGACAATGGGCATGGTACTCATGTGGCAGGAATTGCTGCTGCTAAGGATAATAATATTGGTACAGTAGGAGTGGCTCCGGGTGCAAAACTTTGGGCTATTAAAGTCCTAGATAGCAAGGGAACTGGCCCATTGTCTACAGTTATAAAAGGTATAGACTATGTTACCCAAAACGCTAATCAAATTGAGGTTGTCAATCTTAGCTTGGGTTGCGAATGTAAATCTACTGCTTTTGACACTGCAGTCAACAACGCAGTCAAAGCAGGGATTGTTTTTACAGTGGCAGCGGGAAACGGAGCAAAGGATGCCCATAATTTCTCACCAGCAAATAATCCTAATGTAATTGCGGTATCAGCAATAGGCGATAGCGATGGAAAGTGTGGTTCAAAAGGACCAAGCACAGGCTATGGAAGTGACGATACACTATCTAGTTTTAGCAATTATGGCTCAATAGTTGATATTGCAGCCCCTGGAGCAAAGATCTATTCTACTTACAAGGGTAACACTTATGCTACAATTAGCGGAACAAGCATGGCATCACCACATGTTGCTGGCGCTGCGGCCTTATTCATGGCCAAAAGCCCAGATGCATCTCCTTCAACTGTGTATAATGAATTGATAAATAAGGGTACAACTGCAAGTACAACTTGCGATGGGAACGGGCACGGATACTTTACTGGCGACAAAGATCAATTTAGAGAGCCGCTTTTATATGTAAGAAATATTGGGGTAACAGACAGTCCGGTAGTCGTACAACAACCACCAAAAGCAGATGCAGGACCTGATCAGACGGTAAATAGCGGTAGTACAGTAAGGCTCGATGGTAGTCGCAGCTCTGATCCAAATAATTCTCCATTAACATATTCCTGGACTCAAGCCTCTGGTCCCTCGGTCACTTTGAGTGACTCTTCCTCTCAGAGTCCAACATTTAGGGCACCAGAAACCTCTACAACAACAAATCTTGTCTTTGAACTCGAGGTGACAAATAATAACAACATAAAAAGTGAACGCGATAATGTCAGAATTACGGTGCAACCCACAAATAACAACCCCAGCAACGGAAATAGTATTTGCAATCTACTTGGCGACGGATCATCACTTCGAAATTTCTTTGGGTGTAGGTAA
- a CDS encoding NADPH-dependent FMN reductase, protein MYALTMKNVVAIIGSATASSANHKLMEYLRSEARDIFQVMLYERLKTLPHFDPDLSLEQTPSEIVELRNLIQDADGVIISTPEYLFSIPSGLKNAIEWCVTTTVFSGKPLGIITASTSGIKGHEELQLIMRTLMATFTPETTLLIQGIKGKIDACGTIIDIQTRESLQRFIIALFSLIDARIH, encoded by the coding sequence ATGTATGCTCTGACTATGAAAAACGTTGTAGCCATAATCGGAAGCGCCACGGCGTCATCGGCCAATCATAAATTGATGGAATACCTTCGGTCAGAAGCTAGAGATATTTTCCAGGTAATGTTATACGAACGGCTGAAAACATTGCCGCACTTTGACCCGGATCTATCTCTAGAACAAACCCCATCAGAAATTGTTGAGTTGCGCAATCTTATCCAAGATGCGGATGGAGTCATAATTAGTACGCCGGAGTACTTGTTCAGTATACCTTCGGGATTAAAGAACGCCATAGAATGGTGTGTGACCACTACAGTCTTTTCTGGAAAACCCTTAGGAATCATCACTGCTTCCACTAGCGGAATCAAAGGTCATGAAGAATTGCAGTTGATCATGCGTACCCTTATGGCGACCTTTACGCCTGAAACCACTTTATTGATCCAGGGTATTAAGGGAAAAATTGATGCATGCGGTACTATTATCGATATCCAGACTCGTGAAAGCCTACAGCGCTTCATAATAGCCTTGTTTTCGTTAATTGATGCTAGAATCCATTAG
- a CDS encoding FAD-dependent oxidoreductase produces the protein MSNDLRRLPFTRSHVERTFPKLTVKQVGRIRKHGHIRVIKAGEILVEQGDNIVPFFVIESGKIEVLRPSGKIETLITTFHGFGQFTGGVDMLSGRRALFRARVTKSGNVIEMDRQQVMALLQSDPEIGEILMRAFILRSVELRAAGVGDVVLIGSPNSARTFQIKEFLTRNGHPYQYIDLEHDSEVQNLLDNFHIDINDIPVLIYRGKLVLKNPNNQQVADTLGFNETINQTSVRDLVIIGAGPSGLAAAVYGSSEGLDVLVLEASLPGGQAGSSSKIENYLGFPTGVSGLELTNRAYTQAQKFGAEILITKGIRLACDGKPYIVESESGARIPTRTIIIATGAKYRKPHLRNLERFEGMGVYYGASFLESQFCKGKEIIVIGGGNAAGQTAVFLSESAKHVHMLIRSAALAENMSRYLVRRIEDNSKIVLHTNTEIITLEGDTHLESVEWQNHITNKIEKHRIRNVFVMAGAVPNTTWLDGRFALDSKGFIKTGSDLLPEYLNTVGWPIARQPYSFETSLPGIFAVGDVRAGSIKRIASVVGEGSVAISFIHNVLKE, from the coding sequence ATGAGCAATGACCTCAGGAGACTTCCGTTTACTAGATCTCATGTTGAGCGAACCTTTCCTAAATTAACTGTTAAACAGGTTGGTCGAATACGAAAGCACGGTCATATACGTGTAATTAAAGCTGGAGAAATTTTGGTCGAGCAGGGCGATAACATCGTTCCTTTTTTTGTAATTGAATCTGGCAAAATCGAGGTTCTTCGTCCCTCAGGTAAAATTGAAACCCTTATTACTACCTTCCACGGCTTTGGTCAATTTACAGGAGGAGTCGATATGCTCTCTGGACGTCGTGCCCTTTTTCGTGCACGTGTGACAAAATCAGGTAACGTAATTGAAATGGATCGTCAACAAGTAATGGCTTTGCTTCAAAGTGATCCCGAAATAGGGGAGATCTTGATGCGTGCATTCATTCTTCGAAGTGTAGAATTGAGGGCTGCTGGAGTTGGTGATGTTGTGCTCATTGGTTCTCCCAATTCTGCTCGTACATTTCAGATTAAGGAATTTCTCACACGAAACGGACATCCATATCAATACATAGATCTTGAACATGATTCAGAGGTACAAAATCTATTAGATAATTTCCATATTGATATCAACGATATACCCGTTCTGATTTATCGGGGTAAGTTAGTACTGAAAAATCCCAATAACCAGCAAGTGGCGGACACTTTGGGATTTAATGAAACAATTAATCAGACCTCAGTGAGGGACCTCGTTATAATAGGTGCTGGTCCGTCTGGATTAGCTGCAGCAGTTTATGGATCTTCTGAAGGACTTGACGTTTTAGTGCTAGAAGCCAGTTTGCCTGGTGGCCAAGCGGGTTCAAGTTCAAAAATTGAAAATTATCTGGGATTTCCAACTGGTGTCTCGGGTCTAGAACTTACAAATAGAGCCTACACGCAAGCACAAAAGTTTGGTGCAGAAATACTTATCACCAAAGGTATAAGACTCGCCTGTGATGGCAAACCATACATAGTTGAAAGTGAGAGTGGTGCTCGAATACCTACTCGAACCATAATCATTGCCACTGGAGCAAAATATAGGAAGCCACACTTAAGAAACCTTGAGCGTTTTGAAGGTATGGGTGTTTACTATGGTGCTTCCTTTTTGGAATCTCAATTCTGCAAAGGCAAGGAAATAATTGTGATTGGTGGAGGAAACGCAGCTGGCCAGACTGCTGTATTTTTATCCGAATCAGCAAAGCATGTACATATGCTCATTAGATCTGCCGCCTTGGCCGAGAACATGTCACGATACCTTGTACGCCGAATTGAAGATAATTCCAAAATAGTACTTCATACTAACACAGAGATAATAACACTTGAAGGCGATACTCACCTTGAATCTGTTGAGTGGCAAAACCACATAACTAATAAAATAGAGAAGCATCGTATTAGGAATGTGTTTGTAATGGCAGGCGCTGTTCCAAACACAACCTGGCTTGACGGCCGTTTCGCTCTCGATTCAAAAGGCTTTATCAAGACCGGTTCTGATCTGTTACCAGAATATCTAAATACAGTGGGCTGGCCCATTGCCCGACAACCATACTCATTTGAGACCAGCTTACCTGGAATATTTGCTGTTGGTGATGTTCGAGCTGGCAGCATCAAGAGGATTGCATCTGTGGTTGGAGAAGGATCAGTTGCCATTTCATTTATTCACAATGTGCTTAAAGAATAA